One Flagellimonas sp. CMM7 genomic region harbors:
- a CDS encoding SPFH domain-containing protein has translation MGNFLLIPLIFVGLIILFSSFFIVKQQTAVIVERFGRFQSIRQSGLQMKIPLVDRIVTRVGLKIQQLDVIVETKTLDDVFVKLKVSVQYVVIKSKVYEAFYKLEYPHDQITSYVFDVVRAEVPKMKLDDVFVKKDDIAIAVKSELQDAMLEYGYDIIKTLVTDIDPDAQVKEAMNRINASEREKIAAQFEGDAARILIVEKAKAEAESKRLQGQGIADQRREIARGLEESVEVLNKVGINSQEASALIVVTQHYDTLQSIGEETNTNLILLPNSPQAGSDMLNNMVASFTASNMIGEQMKKTSVPKPKK, from the coding sequence ATGGGCAACTTTCTTCTTATTCCATTAATATTTGTGGGGCTTATCATTCTCTTTTCTTCCTTCTTTATAGTTAAACAACAAACAGCGGTTATTGTTGAACGCTTTGGTCGTTTTCAAAGCATTCGCCAATCTGGTCTACAAATGAAAATTCCATTAGTGGATAGAATTGTAACCCGTGTTGGGTTAAAAATTCAGCAATTGGATGTGATTGTAGAAACCAAAACACTGGATGATGTTTTTGTAAAATTGAAGGTATCTGTCCAGTATGTGGTTATCAAATCTAAAGTTTATGAGGCGTTCTATAAACTGGAATATCCTCATGACCAAATCACTTCCTATGTTTTTGACGTTGTAAGGGCTGAGGTTCCAAAAATGAAATTGGATGATGTCTTTGTAAAAAAAGATGATATCGCCATAGCCGTAAAATCAGAATTGCAGGATGCCATGTTGGAATATGGGTATGATATTATTAAAACCCTTGTTACCGACATTGATCCAGATGCACAGGTAAAAGAAGCCATGAATCGAATCAATGCTTCGGAGCGTGAAAAGATTGCAGCGCAATTTGAAGGGGATGCCGCCAGAATCTTAATTGTGGAAAAAGCAAAAGCCGAGGCGGAGAGCAAAAGATTACAAGGACAGGGTATTGCCGATCAACGTCGTGAGATTGCACGAGGTCTGGAGGAATCTGTTGAGGTGTTGAACAAGGTGGGTATTAATTCGCAAGAGGCATCTGCCTTAATTGTAGTGACCCAACATTATGATACCTTGCAATCCATTGGTGAAGAAACCAATACCAATTTGATTCTTTTACCAAATTCCCCACAAGCTGGTAGCGATATGTTGAACAATATGGTTGCCTCATTTACGGCTAGCAATATGATTGGGGAACAAATGAAAAAGACAAGCGTTCCAAAACCGAAAAAGTAA
- a CDS encoding DUF262 domain-containing protein, producing MNNIGSADNEKLLDLFNDLENETLILRPSFQRNLVWNNSHKESFLDTILRGFPFPEIYLADGEIDLETRVSKRMVVDGQQRLNTIFSYINGDIPTRSIPLFKDLTPKQQTDFYDYKIVVRDLGRLDDNEIVEIFKRINSVSYALNAMEINNALYEGVFISTAQDVQGSESFTNLEMFSQNQYARMKDTEYILLIMATLEEGGYFTGNSEIERYIKLYNDEYPNAESIKKELIDTCQLLLDLGLEYDSMWWRKTSFFTLIIELIKLQREELEFIDLKMTLENLENEILSNKSNDPESNSYAKFYKYIFQGTSGRTGRLARASVLENELRKSVASNG from the coding sequence ATGAATAATATTGGCAGCGCAGACAATGAAAAATTGTTGGACTTATTTAACGATTTGGAAAATGAAACTCTGATTTTAAGACCTTCATTTCAAAGAAATCTAGTTTGGAACAATTCGCATAAGGAAAGTTTTCTTGATACAATCTTGAGAGGGTTTCCTTTTCCTGAAATCTATTTAGCGGACGGTGAAATCGATTTAGAAACTAGAGTATCCAAAAGAATGGTTGTTGATGGACAACAACGATTGAACACGATTTTTTCCTATATAAATGGGGACATTCCGACTAGAAGTATCCCTCTATTTAAAGACTTGACCCCTAAACAACAGACAGATTTTTATGATTATAAAATTGTTGTAAGAGATTTGGGAAGACTTGACGACAATGAAATTGTAGAAATATTTAAAAGAATCAACTCCGTTAGTTATGCATTGAATGCAATGGAAATAAATAATGCTCTTTACGAAGGAGTGTTTATTTCTACAGCACAAGATGTTCAAGGTTCTGAGTCTTTTACGAATCTTGAAATGTTTAGTCAAAATCAATATGCTAGGATGAAAGACACCGAATATATTCTTTTGATAATGGCTACTTTGGAAGAAGGCGGATACTTCACAGGAAATTCAGAAATCGAGAGATATATTAAACTGTACAATGATGAATATCCTAATGCTGAAAGCATAAAAAAGGAATTAATAGATACTTGTCAATTATTGTTGGATTTGGGATTGGAATATGATTCTATGTGGTGGAGAAAAACGAGCTTTTTTACTTTGATTATCGAATTGATAAAACTACAGCGAGAAGAACTAGAGTTTATAGATTTAAAAATGACTCTTGAAAATTTAGAAAACGAAATACTTTCCAACAAATCCAATGATCCAGAAAGCAATAGTTACGCTAAGTTTTATAAATATATATTCCAAGGAACAAGCGGAAGAACCGGTAGACTAGCAAGAGCGTCTGTTCTTGAAAATGAATTAAGAAAATCTGTTGCTAGCAATGGCTAA
- the gltX gene encoding glutamate--tRNA ligase, producing MSQKVRVRFAPSPTGPLHIGGVRTALFNYLFAKKHGGDFVLRIEDTDQNRYVEGAEEYIAEALNWCGIPFDEGPTSAPLSAGSKEGSFGPYRQSERKHLYKAYAMELIEKGHAYYAFDTSERLDFHRKDHEEKGKTFIYNWHNRLKLSNSLSLSAEETQKKLDAGEDYVIRFKSPQDQELVLQDIIRGEIKIDTNILDDKVLFKSDGMPTYHLANIVDDHLMEITHVIRGEEWLPSLALHQLLYNAFGWKAPEFAHLPLIMKPVGKGKLSKRDGEKGGFPVFPLSWNESQGYREAGYFPEAVVNFLALLGWNPGTEQELFSLDDLIEAFSLERVNKSGARFDPEKTKWYNHQYLQKKSDKELAALFAPIITDKLGLDSARPDNPYIEKTVSLIKERADFVSDFWELGNYFFEAPTTYNEKAVKKQWKEDTPQLMQKVAEILEATEDFSSATIETNVKAWITDSELSFGKVMGPLRLIIVGELKGPHIFDILALIGKEESVGRITKALEILG from the coding sequence ATGAGTCAAAAAGTACGGGTTCGTTTTGCTCCCAGCCCAACTGGGCCATTGCATATAGGTGGTGTACGTACCGCTTTGTTCAATTATTTGTTTGCCAAAAAACATGGTGGTGATTTTGTGCTTCGTATAGAGGATACGGATCAAAACCGATATGTAGAAGGTGCCGAAGAATACATTGCGGAAGCCCTAAACTGGTGCGGTATTCCTTTTGATGAAGGCCCCACTTCGGCTCCGCTCAGTGCAGGCTCCAAAGAAGGAAGCTTTGGCCCGTACCGACAAAGTGAGCGCAAACATTTGTACAAGGCATATGCGATGGAGCTCATTGAAAAAGGACATGCCTATTATGCTTTTGACACTTCTGAACGATTGGATTTTCACCGAAAAGATCATGAAGAAAAGGGCAAGACCTTTATCTATAATTGGCACAACCGCTTAAAGCTTTCCAATTCGCTTTCATTGAGCGCTGAAGAGACGCAGAAGAAACTGGATGCTGGGGAAGATTATGTTATTCGTTTTAAGTCACCGCAAGATCAAGAATTGGTATTACAGGATATCATCCGTGGTGAAATTAAAATAGACACCAATATTCTTGATGATAAAGTCCTTTTTAAAAGTGATGGTATGCCTACCTATCATCTTGCAAATATTGTGGATGACCATCTCATGGAAATTACGCACGTCATCCGTGGTGAAGAGTGGTTGCCTTCTTTGGCACTCCATCAATTGTTATATAATGCCTTTGGATGGAAGGCTCCAGAATTTGCGCATCTCCCGCTAATTATGAAGCCTGTTGGCAAAGGAAAATTGAGTAAGCGAGATGGTGAAAAAGGAGGTTTTCCTGTTTTTCCATTGTCGTGGAACGAATCTCAAGGGTACCGCGAAGCTGGATATTTTCCAGAGGCTGTTGTCAACTTTTTGGCGCTTTTGGGATGGAACCCTGGAACAGAACAAGAGCTATTTAGCTTAGACGATTTAATTGAGGCTTTTAGCTTGGAACGTGTAAACAAATCTGGTGCACGTTTTGATCCTGAAAAAACGAAGTGGTACAATCATCAATACCTACAAAAGAAAAGCGACAAAGAACTTGCGGCCTTGTTTGCTCCTATTATCACTGATAAATTAGGTCTCGACTCCGCTCGACCTGACAATCCTTATATCGAAAAAACAGTCTCTTTAATAAAAGAACGTGCCGATTTTGTCTCTGATTTTTGGGAATTGGGCAACTACTTTTTTGAAGCGCCAACCACCTACAATGAAAAAGCAGTAAAAAAACAGTGGAAGGAAGATACGCCACAACTCATGCAAAAAGTGGCTGAAATTTTAGAAGCCACCGAAGACTTTAGCTCAGCTACTATCGAAACCAATGTAAAAGCATGGATTACGGACAGTGAACTTTCCTTTGGAAAAGTGATGGGTCCACTGCGTTTAATTATCGTTGGAGAACTCAAAGGCCCCCATATTTTTGATATTCTTGCGCTTATTGGAAAAGAAGAAAGTGTTGGGCGGATTACAAAGGCATTGGAGATTTTGGGGTAG
- the ybeY gene encoding rRNA maturation RNase YbeY, which produces MIDFHFKSDFVLEGKTQYSDWITRIIESEGFVQGQLDYVFCTDDYLLSINQEYLNHDTYTDIITFDYSDGKSISGDIFISTERVEENALAYKVSREEEFLRVMSHGVLHLIGFGDKTKEEQELMRKKEEEKIKLFHVEH; this is translated from the coding sequence ATGATTGATTTCCATTTCAAGTCAGACTTTGTTTTAGAGGGTAAAACCCAATATTCCGATTGGATTACTAGAATTATAGAATCTGAAGGTTTTGTTCAGGGACAATTGGATTATGTTTTTTGTACGGATGACTACCTGCTTAGCATCAATCAAGAGTATTTAAATCATGACACCTATACTGATATTATCACGTTTGACTATTCGGACGGAAAGTCAATTTCAGGGGATATTTTTATTTCTACAGAAAGAGTTGAAGAAAATGCGCTAGCTTATAAAGTTAGTAGAGAGGAAGAGTTTTTAAGAGTAATGAGTCATGGGGTGCTACACCTAATTGGTTTTGGAGATAAGACGAAGGAAGAGCAGGAATTAATGAGGAAGAAGGAAGAGGAAAAGATAAAATTGTTCCACGTGGAACATTAG
- the mnmG gene encoding tRNA uridine-5-carboxymethylaminomethyl(34) synthesis enzyme MnmG, translated as MFEKEYDVIVVGGGHAGAEAAAAAANMGSRTLLVTMNLQNIGQMSCNPAMGGIAKGQIVREIDALGGYSGIITDKSAIQFKMLNKSKGPAMWSPRAQNDRMRFAEEWRLALENTQKVDFYQEMVSGLLVEGDKIVGVRTSLGIDVKSKAVVLTNGTFLNGLIHIGEKQFGGGRAGEKAATGITEQLVDFGFDSGRMKTGTPPRVDGRSLDYSKMILQPGDENPEKFSYLETPILKTQRDCHMTHTSALVHDLLREGFNRSPMFNGRIKSIGPRYCPSIEDKINRFADKDSHQIFVEPEGWNTVEVYVNGFSTSLPEDIQYTALKSVKGFENVKFFRPGYAIEYDYFPPTQLKHTLETKLISNLYFAGQINGTTGYEEAASQGLMAGINAHLKINEKESFILKRDEAYIGVLIDDLITKGTEEPYRMFTSRAEYRTLLRQDNADLRLTPRSFDIGLATKERVDRMEKKEKESDSFVEFFRKTSFTTDEINPILESVSSATVHQSDKLFKVFSRPKVTMDHMLQLDSVSKFVEENKLSSEVLEQAEIQVKYSGYIEKEKNNADKLHRLENVKIPDGFDYSKLKSLSYEAREKLEAIRPVTISQASRISGVSPSDVSVLLVFLGR; from the coding sequence ATGTTTGAAAAGGAATATGATGTTATTGTAGTCGGCGGGGGTCACGCTGGAGCTGAGGCTGCTGCTGCGGCCGCTAACATGGGTTCTAGAACGTTATTGGTCACCATGAACCTTCAAAACATTGGACAGATGTCTTGCAACCCCGCTATGGGTGGAATTGCAAAAGGGCAGATTGTTCGTGAGATTGATGCGCTTGGTGGGTATAGCGGAATTATTACGGATAAGTCCGCTATTCAGTTTAAGATGCTGAATAAATCAAAGGGTCCTGCAATGTGGAGTCCACGAGCGCAGAATGATAGAATGCGTTTTGCAGAGGAGTGGAGATTGGCTTTGGAAAACACCCAAAAAGTAGATTTTTACCAGGAGATGGTTTCTGGTTTATTAGTTGAAGGGGATAAGATTGTTGGAGTCAGAACATCACTTGGAATTGATGTCAAATCTAAGGCCGTTGTTTTAACTAATGGCACTTTTTTGAATGGCCTTATTCATATAGGAGAGAAACAGTTTGGTGGAGGAAGAGCCGGAGAAAAAGCAGCTACGGGAATTACGGAACAACTTGTTGATTTCGGTTTTGATAGTGGGAGAATGAAAACGGGAACGCCACCCAGGGTAGATGGTCGTTCTCTAGATTATTCTAAAATGATTCTTCAGCCCGGGGATGAGAACCCGGAGAAGTTTTCATATTTGGAAACCCCTATTTTAAAAACACAACGGGATTGCCACATGACACATACCAGTGCTTTGGTTCATGATTTGTTGCGTGAGGGTTTTAATCGTTCTCCAATGTTCAACGGAAGAATCAAAAGTATAGGGCCTAGATATTGCCCGTCTATAGAAGATAAAATCAACCGTTTTGCGGATAAGGATTCGCATCAGATTTTTGTAGAGCCAGAAGGTTGGAATACAGTTGAGGTTTATGTAAATGGATTTTCTACTTCTTTACCAGAGGATATTCAGTATACAGCCCTTAAATCTGTAAAGGGCTTTGAAAATGTAAAATTCTTCAGACCTGGTTATGCGATTGAATACGATTATTTTCCACCGACCCAGTTGAAGCATACACTGGAAACCAAACTGATCAGCAACTTATATTTCGCGGGTCAAATTAATGGAACTACAGGATATGAAGAAGCTGCTTCGCAAGGATTGATGGCGGGAATTAATGCCCATTTAAAGATTAATGAAAAGGAGTCTTTTATTTTAAAAAGAGACGAAGCTTACATTGGCGTTTTAATTGATGATTTGATCACGAAGGGCACAGAGGAACCGTATCGCATGTTTACTTCTAGAGCCGAATATAGAACGTTGTTAAGGCAAGATAATGCAGATTTGCGACTTACGCCCAGAAGTTTTGATATAGGTTTGGCGACAAAAGAGCGCGTTGATCGTATGGAGAAAAAGGAAAAGGAATCGGATAGTTTTGTCGAGTTTTTTAGAAAAACAAGCTTTACTACAGACGAGATAAATCCTATTTTAGAATCGGTTTCGTCCGCAACCGTACATCAATCTGATAAACTTTTCAAGGTGTTTTCTAGGCCAAAAGTTACTATGGATCATATGCTTCAATTGGATTCTGTTTCTAAGTTTGTGGAAGAAAACAAATTGAGTTCAGAGGTGCTTGAGCAAGCTGAAATCCAAGTAAAATATTCTGGGTATATAGAAAAGGAAAAGAATAATGCGGACAAACTTCACCGTTTGGAAAATGTAAAAATCCCGGATGGTTTTGATTATTCCAAGTTAAAATCATTGTCTTATGAGGCTAGGGAAAAACTTGAGGCCATACGCCCAGTTACAATTTCGCAAGCTTCTAGAATTAGCGGTGTCTCACCATCGGATGTTAGTGTATTATTGGTTTTTCTTGGAAGATGA
- a CDS encoding class I SAM-dependent methyltransferase, giving the protein MKSYLKTKDFSVSQEPFELLYDEALEMLVTNPKPKDLNPYYDSEVYISHTDAKVSLVDRLYQNVKQYSLKKKIQLIDNQDIKSKKLLDFGAGTGDFLAKANLRGFNGEGIEPNEKARANAAKKGIHLFQNIEALKEKSYDVITLWHVLEHLPDLDKQVEKIASLLDDKGIVVVAVPNYKSYDARYYGEHWAAYDVPRHLWHFSKTSISRLFERHAMEVVSIRPMLFDSFYVSLLSEKYKGNKLYLINAFFVGLWSNMKACFSKEYSSLIYVIKKKK; this is encoded by the coding sequence ATGAAGTCGTATTTAAAAACTAAAGATTTTTCGGTCTCTCAAGAACCTTTTGAGTTGCTCTATGATGAGGCATTGGAAATGTTGGTAACAAATCCGAAACCAAAAGATTTAAACCCATATTATGATAGCGAGGTTTACATTTCCCATACGGATGCTAAGGTTTCACTTGTAGATAGATTGTATCAGAATGTAAAGCAATATAGTCTTAAAAAAAAGATTCAACTAATTGATAATCAAGATATTAAATCAAAAAAGCTATTAGATTTTGGCGCTGGAACGGGAGATTTTCTGGCAAAGGCCAATTTAAGGGGGTTTAATGGAGAAGGAATAGAGCCAAATGAGAAAGCAAGGGCTAATGCAGCAAAAAAGGGAATACACTTATTTCAAAATATTGAAGCCTTAAAAGAAAAGAGCTATGATGTGATTACCCTATGGCATGTTTTGGAACACTTACCTGATTTGGATAAACAGGTGGAGAAAATAGCAAGCTTGTTAGATGACAAAGGAATTGTTGTGGTTGCAGTTCCCAATTATAAGTCATACGATGCCAGGTATTATGGTGAACATTGGGCGGCGTATGATGTTCCCAGACATTTGTGGCATTTCTCTAAAACATCCATAAGCAGACTTTTTGAAAGACATGCAATGGAGGTAGTTTCAATCCGGCCTATGCTTTTTGATTCGTTTTATGTTTCTCTGTTATCAGAAAAATATAAAGGCAACAAATTGTATTTGATCAATGCTTTTTTTGTTGGATTGTGGTCAAATATGAAAGCCTGTTTTTCAAAAGAATATTCTTCTTTGATTTATGTGATAAAAAAGAAGAAATAA
- a CDS encoding OmpH family outer membrane protein, which produces MKKLIVFAIALTAIACQQNKIGYVDNVKLMDGYQEKIDVEARFKVKADALTKKRDSISQAFQIELQAFQAKAQKMSQKNAQEEYSLLQQRGQFVGQQLQQEEQLLQQGSQIEMDSLVSKVKEEIKEYGKANGYTYVLGGGDGGAVLYGEDAKNLTDAVLKILNDKYKK; this is translated from the coding sequence ATGAAAAAACTTATAGTATTTGCAATTGCTTTGACCGCCATTGCTTGTCAGCAAAACAAGATTGGATATGTGGACAATGTGAAATTAATGGATGGCTATCAAGAGAAGATAGATGTTGAAGCTAGATTTAAGGTTAAAGCTGATGCATTGACCAAGAAAAGAGATAGTATTTCGCAGGCATTCCAGATAGAGCTTCAAGCTTTTCAAGCAAAAGCACAGAAAATGTCGCAAAAAAATGCTCAAGAAGAATATAGCTTGTTGCAGCAAAGAGGACAATTTGTTGGGCAACAACTTCAGCAAGAAGAACAACTGTTGCAGCAAGGAAGCCAAATAGAAATGGATTCTTTGGTAAGCAAAGTTAAAGAGGAGATTAAAGAATATGGTAAGGCCAATGGCTATACCTATGTTCTTGGAGGAGGTGACGGTGGAGCCGTACTTTATGGAGAGGATGCCAAAAACCTTACGGATGCCGTTCTAAAAATATTGAACGATAAGTATAAAAAATAG
- a CDS encoding POTRA domain-containing protein: protein MKKILSLCLLLSCAFGFAQNQKITKLEFEGLKRTKESFLRRLVKVRPNTVYDSVLVKQDIERLKRLPGIANAKDSIYDIGDEKTLVYQIEENFTIIPGLRISTANNGEFAFRVSAFEFNLFGNNQLIGGFYERDVFNSYGVFWEHPFLFSDKLGVGFNYQDNTSQEPVFFEEGVKDYRFNSKSAEGSLLFSFDFKNEAELGASFVKERYDFIGDEPLAGRPLALEADKLIYRGQYRYVDLDIDYQYFDGTINELTTQYISFLSGDELGTQFLGDFLSIRNDLIYYRKIGARGNWANRLRFAAAFGNEDSPFAPFTLDNQLNIRGVGNTVDRGTAALVLNTEYRQTLYEKGWFVVQGNAFIDAGSWRTPGEGFGQLFDGSSTRLYSGLGFRLIHKRIFNAVFRLDYGFGISNESTNGIVFGIGQYF, encoded by the coding sequence GTGAAAAAAATACTCTCGCTTTGCCTGCTACTTTCTTGTGCATTTGGATTTGCGCAAAATCAGAAAATAACCAAATTAGAATTTGAAGGACTAAAACGCACCAAAGAATCTTTTTTAAGAAGATTGGTAAAAGTTAGACCAAATACTGTTTATGATTCTGTTTTGGTCAAACAAGATATTGAACGTTTAAAACGATTGCCGGGAATAGCAAATGCAAAAGACAGTATTTATGATATTGGTGATGAAAAAACGCTTGTTTATCAAATAGAAGAAAATTTCACCATTATTCCTGGGTTGCGAATCTCAACAGCGAACAATGGAGAATTTGCATTTAGGGTATCTGCGTTCGAGTTTAATCTGTTTGGGAACAATCAACTTATAGGTGGTTTTTATGAAAGGGATGTCTTTAATTCATATGGTGTGTTTTGGGAACATCCCTTTTTATTCAGTGATAAATTAGGTGTAGGATTCAACTATCAGGACAATACCTCGCAAGAACCTGTTTTTTTTGAAGAAGGGGTCAAAGATTATCGCTTTAACTCAAAAAGTGCTGAAGGAAGTTTATTGTTCTCTTTTGATTTTAAGAATGAAGCAGAGCTTGGAGCTTCCTTTGTAAAAGAGCGTTATGATTTTATTGGGGATGAACCTTTAGCTGGAAGGCCTCTTGCTTTGGAAGCAGACAAACTGATCTATAGGGGCCAGTACCGATATGTGGATTTAGATATTGACTATCAATATTTTGATGGTACCATAAATGAACTTACTACACAATACATAAGCTTTTTAAGTGGAGATGAACTTGGCACCCAGTTTTTGGGCGATTTTTTATCTATTCGAAATGATTTGATTTATTATAGAAAAATAGGAGCAAGAGGAAATTGGGCAAACAGGCTACGGTTTGCTGCTGCGTTTGGAAATGAAGATTCCCCTTTTGCACCCTTTACTTTGGACAATCAATTGAACATTAGGGGTGTGGGAAATACAGTAGATAGAGGAACAGCAGCATTGGTATTGAACACGGAGTACAGACAGACGCTGTATGAAAAAGGATGGTTTGTGGTTCAAGGAAATGCATTTATAGATGCTGGATCATGGCGAACCCCAGGGGAGGGTTTTGGACAGTTGTTTGATGGCTCGTCCACCAGATTATATTCCGGACTGGGATTTCGGTTGATTCACAAGCGTATTTTTAATGCGGTGTTTCGATTGGATTATGGTTTCGGGATTTCCAACGAATCTACCAATGGAATTGTATTTGGTATAGGCCAGTACTTTTAG